AACGCCTGGTTATTTAAGATACTTTCAAGAAGCACTTCTTCTTGTACGCCAGAACGATCGGCCAAACTCGCCAGCGAGCGAAGTGAGCTTTCTGTACGTACCCAACCGGGACAAATCGCATTGGCGGTAATCCCACGCGGCCCCAACTCCTTAGCCCAAGTTTTAGTCATACCTATAATGGCGTGTTTTGACGCAACGTATGCACTGAATAGAGGCTCCCCAATACGCCCCCAAACCGAGGAAGTACTAATAATTCGTCCTCCTGAAGACATCTTCGGCAACGCTGCGCGAGTAACCAGAAATGTTCCTGTAACATTTACATCAATGATCCGCCGGAATATTGCCTCATTCTCGGCACTGGAATCTGTGAGGGGTGTTAATCTCTCAAGACCTGCATTATTAATTAGTATGTCAATCTGCGGAATAGAAGGCATGAAGGACTGTAAGTCGGCTTCAATCGCAATATCGGCTTGATGACCAGTTACACCAAGCTCTCGCACGACCCCACTAATTGAATCGTCGTTGGCGACAATGTGCAAATCCGTACCGGTATCACGGAATGCGCGCGCAAGGCCCAGACCAATCCCCCTACTTCCGCCAGTAATGACGGTTACACGCCCACTGAGGTCAACTTCAATCATCCGCAGCTCCCATCACAACTCTGTTCTTGTACCGAAGATTACGCTTCTTCATGAAGGCCAAGATAGTACCAATGACAATAACGGCGGCACCGATATACCAAGCCTCATAAAGATTTCCCGGCGATATTCCAGCGCTGTAGCCGACATACAAGATAATGAATATTGAAAATACCGGAAGAATAGAAAGCATAGTAGCTACACCAGCGCTATGCTTCATCCAGAACAGCCTGATCGCAGCGGCCAACATCGAGGCATAGCTTAAAACTAGAGTTATAGTGACTGCATCATAATAAAAGATAATTTTGGCAAGCGGCTTGATCCAGACCATCAAAATACCAAAAGCAACGATGCTTGCAACAGATACAAAAGGCGCCTTGTGTTTGTTTGTTTTGCCAAACATTTCAGGTAAGTGCCCCTCTGAACTCATCCTGTACATCGTCCTTGCACCAGAATTTAATGAAATCTGCATTCCAGCGCAGGCTGACGTAACAACAACAAAGAGCGCAATCCAAGAAAGCGATTGTGGCAAATAAATATTTGCTATCGCGGCAATAGGTCCGCTATTTCCATCTTCAACAATTTGTGCAAGTTTACCAACAGGAACAGCATATTGCCAACCAATAGCTGCTAAACTGTAGATTAAAAAGGCCAAAGATAAAACCAGCAAGAGAGATCGCTGCACTGTACGGACTGGGACTTTAGCTTCTTCTATATAATTTATTGCAGAATCAAAATTTGCAAGCATCCAAAGGCCAAATAATAAGCCAGCGCCCAGAGATCCCCAACCACCAGCAGCTTTAACAGAATAAAGACTAGCAAATGACAGATTGTGCACTTGCGGGTCAAAAATACCGCATAGGCCGAGACCAGACACAACAGTTATCTCAAAAACCAAAAAAAGTCCAGCGATCTTTGCTGTCAGCACTATACCACGTAAGCTAATCAAAAAAAACAACAATAACATAGCAGTACCAATGATACGCGCCTGAATATCACCTGCTAAGGAAGGAAATAACGCTTGAATGTATTCTGCTCCTATCACCGCAGTCATGGGCGCGACTGTCGCAGCCATTACCGTATAGGTCCATCCAAGAACAGTTCCCATGCCAGGATGAAGGAAACGCTCGACATAAGTAAACACACCAGCCGCAGACGGAGCCTCACGAACCAGATAAACAAGACAAAATGCTAGAATCAACATTGGGAAAAAGTATGCGACAACGATCGCGAGTGGTGCCGCATGTCCCACCATTGCGTAGAGCACTGACATCGACGATGCTGCTACCCAGGCTGGCGCATTAAAGCCTAGTGCAGCAAGCGTAACGCCATAGGTATTTAAACGACCCTTATTCAGTGTTGTTGCGACTTCAGTTACCGCACCATGGCGGTCATAACCTATCAGATCTAAGAATCCCATATCTTTCTCCAGCTAATATTATTTAATTCTTCATAATCTTCAACCATTCATTACGCCACCACCGTTTACGCCGATAATTTGACCGGTCATGAATGTCGCCGCGCTTGATGCAAGAAACAAAATCACCTCAGCAATCTCAGAAGGAGTTCCCAATCTATTTAGTGGGTATAATTTTGCTTCTTCCTCAATATATTCGTTTCCAAGTCGGGCAACCAAAGGTGTCATAATACCTCCTGGTGCTACACCATTTACCAAAATATTCTGCCCTCCTAATTCTCGTGCGAGACTTTTAGTAAAGGCGATAATCCCACCTTTAGCAGCACTATAATGCGCTAGATTCTTGCAGCCGATTTGACCAAGATCAGAGGCAATATTTATGATGCGGCCAAATCGTTGGAGACGCATAAGTTTCACCGCCCAACGAGCAAAATAGAACGCTCCATATAGATGCACCTTGATCATTTTGTCCCACTGTGTATCTGTCATTTCGTTCAGCGGGACTTCATCCAGATATCCAGCATTATTTACCAGGACATCAAGCCTCTCGATAGAAGCAAAAATTTCTGTAGCCGTTTTCGGATCTGAAACATCACCCGTCCGGATAGTGCAGATGCCTCCCCGTGCCTCAATGTTACTCTTCAGTACCATAAGGTTAGCTTGGGTTGGCAGGTCGTTTGCAATTATTGCGGCTCCCTCTCGGGCAAAAGCCTCGCAAACAGAAAATCCTATGCCACTCCCAGCCCCTGTTACCAACACCGTTTTCCCACAGAAACGCCCCCCCTCCTGTGTCTGCTCTTCTTTTAATGCCGCGAGATGCTGCTCATTCGTCATCCATCCCAAGATTGCATCGAATTCATGTCCGTCATTCATGACCATATCCAGAGCCGGACTGATGTCGACTTGCAACCAAGCACAAAATCTCAAACATAAGCGTTGCCCCAACAAGCGCCGTCATGTTCGACATATCGAAAGGAGGAGAAATTTCAACAACATCCGCTCCTATAATGTCTACTCCCTGCAGCCGCCGTAACATCAACTGCGCTTCACGAGTGGTTAAACCGCCAATTTCTGGCGTGCCAGTTCCAGGTGCCATGGAGGGATCGATTACATCAATATCAAAAGACAGATATACTCTTTCCTCTCCCGCCACTGCGATCGCCTCGTCCATGATCGCATCCAGACCAGTTGCCATGATATCTTCGATATAGCGTATAGTTACGCCTTGCTCCTTGGCCCATTGGAGCTCATTAGCATCATAGGAGGAACCACGAATTCCAAGTTGAATAACTCTTTTTGGATCCAACAAACCTTCTTCGATAGCCCTTCGGAAAGGGGTTCCATGGGTATAGCGACTACCGCCAAAATAAGAATCATTCGTATCCGAGTGGGCATCAAAGTGAATCAATCCGATAGGCGCTTCCCGGGCCAAAGCACGCAAAATAGGCAGGGTGATCAAATGGTCGCCACCCACAGTAATGGGTATGGCACCAGATGATTTTATATCTTTAAAAAAATCCTCGATTAATTGCAAAGAAGTTTCAATAGAAAACGGATTTGTGGGAGCGTCACCAATGTCAGCGACATTAATAAGATCATATGGAGAAATCCCCGAAGCATGATGCGTCCGTCGAATTAGAGTTGACTGGTTGCGAACCTCGCGTGGCCCCTGACGAGCTCCTGCGCGATTGGTTGTTCCTCCATCAAATGGCACACCCGTAAGTGCAACATCCAGCCCAATTGGGGAAGAATACAAGGGAAGTCTCATAAACGTCGCGGGGCCGACGAAACGAGGGGTAACTGCAGCGTCAATAGGCTGCGGCCTCTCAACATAACTCATATCTGATACCTTAATTGGGCAAGCAACGAAATTTACTGAGTAAGGGTTTTCTGATAGCAGACAAATGCAATTCTCCTGATTAGTGCAATATTTAACATCACCGAAAAGTAAGCAAATATCGTGCCAGTTCTTAAATAAAATTAAGATCTTGAATAATAATTGATTTTTAATAATGCGGTTTTTATTTTTCTTGTCCTATGAATTTATGATGGTGCATTATCATGTGATTTGAACCATTTTGGTGCACCATCAGGTGACGTTAAAAAGCAGGAAACGAGGTCCGGGGAGCAATGGAACAGCCAACCGACTTAAGCCACGAGCATCACCAGTGTCGATCGGTTCCTTCCATGCGAGCCTCGCTCTCGGAGAAGCAGTGCCGGGCGTCTGCACTGCTGGCGATGTTGGTCAGCAACTTCATTCACGGCTTTATCCAGTTCGTCGTCGGTGTCATAGGGCACCTTCAACTCATATTCGCCGTTCGGCCGTAAGCAATGGGATGGACGTCCCCACCCTATAGCGGCATTGATGTGCCATAGTAAGGGTTTTCCTCACTACGCGCGCAATAGGAGTCTGCAAATGGAGATTAAGACGATTGGCATAGATTTGGCGAAGAACGTATTTCAGGTGCACGCCGTGGATTCCCGGGGCAAGGTTGTCCTTCGCAAGCAGTTCCGTCGCGATCGGGTGGCGACGTTCTTTGCGAATCTCTCGCCGTGTCTGGTTGGTATGGAAGCGTGCGGCAGCGCGCATCATTGGGCACGCAAACTGGAATCCTTGGGTCACACGGTCAAGCTGATGGCGCCCCAGTTCGTAAAGATCTATGTGAAGAGCAACAAAAATGATGCGGCTGATGCCGAGGCCATCTGCGAGGCAGTTAGCCGCCCTTCGATGCGATTCGTCCCGGTCAAGAATGTAGAGCAGCAAGCGGTTCTTTCGCTGCATCGGGTGCGGCAAGGTTTCGTCAAGGCGCGTACGGTGTCACGGATCGGCAATATGGAGCCAAACCGTAGTCGGCCGTAATGGCGCCACCTTGGGATCGGCGTAATGGCGCCACTTCCGGATCGGCATAAAGGAGCCAGTTCGGAGTCGGCGTAATGGCGCCACCCACATAGTGCTTCAGTAGGGTCTTGAACTTCCCTTGGATCGGTTACCCTC
Above is a genomic segment from Candidatus Paceibacterota bacterium containing:
- a CDS encoding SDR family NAD(P)-dependent oxidoreductase, whose translation is MIEVDLSGRVTVITGGSRGIGLGLARAFRDTGTDLHIVANDDSISGVVRELGVTGHQADIAIEADLQSFMPSIPQIDILINNAGLERLTPLTDSSAENEAIFRRIIDVNVTGTFLVTRAALPKMSSGGRIISTSSVWGRIGEPLFSAYVASKHAIIGMTKTWAKELGPRGITANAICPGWVRTESSLRSLASLADRSGVQEEVLLESILNNQALPGIMEPYDIAGAYIFLASKLASNVTGQTFCVDRGEAPW
- a CDS encoding APC family permease is translated as MGFLDLIGYDRHGAVTEVATTLNKGRLNTYGVTLAALGFNAPAWVAASSMSVLYAMVGHAAPLAIVVAYFFPMLILAFCLVYLVREAPSAAGVFTYVERFLHPGMGTVLGWTYTVMAATVAPMTAVIGAEYIQALFPSLAGDIQARIIGTAMLLLFFLISLRGIVLTAKIAGLFLVFEITVVSGLGLCGIFDPQVHNLSFASLYSVKAAGGWGSLGAGLLFGLWMLANFDSAINYIEEAKVPVRTVQRSLLLVLSLAFLIYSLAAIGWQYAVPVGKLAQIVEDGNSGPIAAIANIYLPQSLSWIALFVVVTSACAGMQISLNSGARTMYRMSSEGHLPEMFGKTNKHKAPFVSVASIVAFGILMVWIKPLAKIIFYYDAVTITLVLSYASMLAAAIRLFWMKHSAGVATMLSILPVFSIFIILYVGYSAGISPGNLYEAWYIGAAVIVIGTILAFMKKRNLRYKNRVVMGAADD
- a CDS encoding SDR family NAD(P)-dependent oxidoreductase, which translates into the protein MNDGHEFDAILGWMTNEQHLAALKEEQTQEGGRFCGKTVLVTGAGSGIGFSVCEAFAREGAAIIANDLPTQANLMVLKSNIEARGGICTIRTGDVSDPKTATEIFASIERLDVLVNNAGYLDEVPLNEMTDTQWDKMIKVHLYGAFYFARWAVKLMRLQRFGRIINIASDLGQIGCKNLAHYSAAKGGIIAFTKSLARELGGQNILVNGVAPGGIMTPLVARLGNEYIEEEAKLYPLNRLGTPSEIAEVILFLASSAATFMTGQIIGVNGGGVMNG
- the speB gene encoding agmatinase: MSYVERPQPIDAAVTPRFVGPATFMRLPLYSSPIGLDVALTGVPFDGGTTNRAGARQGPREVRNQSTLIRRTHHASGISPYDLINVADIGDAPTNPFSIETSLQLIEDFFKDIKSSGAIPITVGGDHLITLPILRALAREAPIGLIHFDAHSDTNDSYFGGSRYTHGTPFRRAIEEGLLDPKRVIQLGIRGSSYDANELQWAKEQGVTIRYIEDIMATGLDAIMDEAIAVAGEERVYLSFDIDVIDPSMAPGTGTPEIGGLTTREAQLMLRRLQGVDIIGADVVEISPPFDMSNMTALVGATLMFEILCLVASRHQSGSGYGHE